The proteins below come from a single Diceros bicornis minor isolate mBicDic1 chromosome 3, mDicBic1.mat.cur, whole genome shotgun sequence genomic window:
- the TRIL gene encoding TLR4 interactor with leucine rich repeats, giving the protein MEAARAVRFLFVVCGCLALPPRAEPVCPERCDCQHPQHLLCTNRGLRAVPKTSSLPSPQDVLTYSLGGNFITNITAFDFHRLGQLRRLDLQYNQIRFLHPKTFEKLSRLEELYLGNNLLQALAPGTLAPLRKLRILYANGNEIGRLSRGSFDGLESLVKLRLDGNALGALPDAVFAPLGNLLYLHLESNRIRFLGKNAFAQLGKLRFLNLSANELQPSLRHAATFAPLRSLSTLILSANSLQHLGPRVFQHLPRLGLLSLRGNQLTHLAPEAFWGLEALRELRLEGNRLSQLPVALLEPLHSLEALDLSGNELSALHPTVFGHLGRLRELSLRDNALSALSGDIFAASPALYRLDLDGNGWTCDCRLRGLKRWMGDWHSQGRLLTVFVQCRHPPALRGKYLDYLDDQQLQNGSCADPSPSVSPTVDSKPRPLPTAAGGEMAPPAGGLAEQLPPQPQQRGRFLPGVAWDGAARELLGNRSALRLSRRGPGLQQPPSAAAAAGPAPHPLDLLEKPERGRPTPADPVHAEPTPTAAPASAPPPAGDPWQRAAKQRLVAKQQESAAQADAGVGLPPLVSDPCDFNKFILCNLTVEAVGPDSASVRWAVREHRSPRPLGGARFRLLFDRFGQQPKFHRFVYLPERSDSATLRELRGDTPYLVCVEGVLGGRVCPVAPRDHCAGLVTLPEPGSQSSVDYQMLTLALLAVNALLVLLALAAWASRWLRRKLRARRKGGAPVHVRHMYSTRRPLRSMGTGVSADFSGFQSHRPRTTVCALSEADLIEFPCDRFMDSGGGGAGGSLRREDHLLQRFAD; this is encoded by the coding sequence ATGGAGGCTGCCCGCGCCGTGCGCTTCCTATTCGTGGTGTGCGGCTGCCTCGCGCTCCCGCCGCGGGCCGAGCCTGTGTGCCCGGAGCGCTGCGACTGCCAGCACCCCCAGCACCTCCTGTGCACCAACAGGGGGCTCCGCGCCGTGCCCAAGACCAGCTCGCTGCCGAGCCCCCAGGACGTGCTCACCTACAGCCTCGGCGGCAACTTCATAACCAACATCACGGCCTTCGACTTCCACCGCCTGGGGCAGCTCAGACGGCTTGACCTGCAGTACAACCAGATCCGCTTTCTGCACCCCAAGACTTTCGAGAAGCTCTCGCGGCTGGAGGAGCTCTACCTGGGGAACAACCTCCTGCAGGCGCTCGCCCCGGGCACGCTGGCCCCGCTGCGCAAACTGCGCATCCTCTACGCCAACGGGAACGAAATCGGCCGCCTAAGCCGCGGCTCCTTCGACGGCCTGGAGAGCTTGGTCAAGCTGCGGCTGGACGGGAACGCCCTGGGGGCGCTCCCTGACGCGGTCTTCGCACCCTTGGGTAACTTGCTCTACCTACATCTGGAGTCCAACCGGATACGCTTTCTGGGCAAGAACGCCTTCGCCCAGCTGGGCAAGCTGCGCTTCCTCAACCTCTCTGCCAACGAGCTGCAGCCCTCTCTACGCCATGCGGCCACCTTCGCACCGCTGCGCTCCCTCTCCACGCTCATCCTCTCGGCCAATAGCCTGCAGCACCTAGGGCCGCGTGTTTTTCAGCACCTGCCACGCCTTGGCTTACTCTCACTCAGGGGCAACCAGCTCACGCACCTCGCGCCGGAGGCCTTTTGGGGCTTGGAGGCCCTGCGCGAGCTGCGCCTGGAGGGCAATCGGCTGAGCCAGCTCCCCGTGGCGCTGCTGGAGCCTCTGCACAGCCTGGAGGCGCTGGACCTGAGCGGCAACGAGCTGTCTGCTCTGCACCCCACTGTCTTTGGCCACCTGGGCCGGCTGCGCGAGCTCAGCCTGCGCGACAACGCGCTCAGCGCCCTCTCCGGGGACATCTTCGCCGCCAGCCCGGCCCTCTACCGGCTGGATCTAGACGGCAACGGCTGGACCTGCGACTGCCGGCTGCGGGGCCTGAAACGCTGGATGGGCGACTGGCACTCACAAGGCCGGCTTCTCACCGTCTTCGTGCAGTGTCGCCACCCCCCGGCCCTGCGGGGCAAGTACCTGGATTACCTGGATGACCAGCAACTGCAGAATGGGTCTTGCGCTGATCCCTCGCCCTCAGTTTCCCCGACTGTCGACAGCAAGCCGCGGCCCTTACCCACGGCCGCGGGGGGGGagatggcgccccctgcaggTGGCCTCGCGGAGCAGCTGCCGCCGCAGCCACAGCAGCGGGGGCGATTTCTGCCTGGGGTGGCCTGGGATGGGGCCGCCAGGGAGCTCTTGGGCAACCGCAGCGCCCTGAGGCTGAGCCGACGGggcccgggcctccagcagccccCCTCTGCCGCTGCTGCAGCGGGCCCCGCGCCACACCCCCTTGACCTGCTCGAGAAGCCCGAGCGGGGACGTCCGACTCCGGCCGATCCTGTCCACGCAGAGCCCACCCCGACAGCCGCGCCCGCCTCTGCGCCACCGCCCGCCGGCGACCCCTGGCAGCGCGCGGCGAAGCAGCGCCTGGTCGCAAAGCAGCAGGAGAGCGCCGCCCAGGCCGACGCTGGGGTCGGCCTGCCGCCGCTGGTGTCCGACCCGTGCGACTTCAACAAGTTCATCCTGTGCAACCTGACGGTGGAGGCGGTGGGCCCCGACAGCGCCTCAGTGCGCTGGGCCGTGCGCGAGCACCGCAGCCCCCGGCCGCTGGGCGGCGCGCGCTTCCGCTTGCTCTTCGATCGCTTTGGCCAGCAGCCTAAATTCCACCGCTTCGTCTACCTGCCCGAGCGCAGCGACTCGGCCACACTGCGCGAGCTGCGCGGGGACACCCCCTACCTGGTGTGCGTGGAGGGCGTGCTCGGAGGCCGGGTCTGCCCGGTGGCCCCCCGGGACCACTGCGCCGGGTTGGTCACCCTGCCGGAGCCTGGGAGCCAGAGCAGCGTCGACTACCAGATGCTGACCTTGGCCCTGCTGGCCGTCAACGCGCTGCTGGTGCTCCTGGCCTTGGCAGCCTGGGCATCACGCTGGCTGCGGAGGAAGCTACGGGCCAGGCGGAAGGGCGGCGCCCCGGTGCACGTTCGCCACATGTACTCCACGCGCCGGCCGCTGCGCTCCATGGGCACCGGCGTGTCTGCCGACTTCTCTGGATTCCAGTCGCACCGGCCGCGCACCACCGTGTGCGCGCTTAGCGAGGCGGACCTCATCGAGTTCCCCTGCGACCGCTTCATGGACAGCGGgggcggcggcgcgggcggcAGCTTGAGGCGGGAGGACCATCTCCTGCAGAGATTTGCTGACTAG